The genomic interval AAGTTTGTCCTCCACACACAGAAGATCAATCagatttgataaaaattcatgAAGACCACAGATTTGAGGTTTTAATCTCAAGCACTTCTTCTATCACTCTGTTTGAGTCATTTCTACAGCATTAATAGCACTTGCAAAAATATATAGCATTTGTGTCATCTATTCATTCTCTTGTGAATCTACAAAGATTTCAAGTTTCCTGGTTTATCTTTGACACAAAATGTTATCACTATGTCGCTGTGACATATTTGTTTCTGAAACTTTGCTTAAGAGAAATATCAAAGAGAATTTTCATGGGGTTCTTTGCAATTGAGTTTCCagcatcaattttttttttcaattattattagtatgtTCTAAGggatttaaaatgaattatgCAATGTAGAAACACTTGTTTGTGAAACTGCTAAAATTATTGGTACCAATTTCTATGAATATGAATAAAGTAAATGAAAGGTAAATGGAAATGATGCAGTGACTGCTTCTACACATCTATTTTTCCTTATCCTTTAGAGATCATCTTCTGTCCTTGGTCCACACTTGCTAGGAAGGGGAAATAAGAAATCATATTGAGTTCCTCTTACACTGAAGTTTACATTTgacaattgaatttaaaataaccaaacTTCAGTAGAATAGGAAAATCCTGATAGTTTGGCCTTGTTGGGAAGCATATGGATGAACTTTCTTTTCTACTTTCCATCATGACATgtgatttaataatatttgatactTAGTATCGGCATTTTTTGTAGGAATGCACTTCATGAAAAATGACAACTTCTAAAATTTCATGTGATATTGGAATGTCGAATGGGATATTTCCTCTTATCGtttggatttttcttttttaccctTCTCTTTATTAGCTTTTAGGGGTATGGCTGTTTGTGTGCTGCCTTTTTACTTTAGCTTGgtgcttttgttttattgaagAGATTTTTCATTGATGAGAAGAATGTAATTGTTTAGTCCAATGTGTTGTACTTCACTagttatttgataataatttctttgtacTTTTCAGATTTTAGAACTTGAAAGTCAGATTGagaagaacaaaataattcttaactCCTTGCAAGATCTTGATTTTGTACTTAAAAGGTTATTCTTTAACTTCGTGTTTTAATTATCTGTATCTTTTATGTGTTGTACTGTTGCCTTTTAGATGCttgctttgttaattttcagGTTTGATGCAGTAGAACAGATCGAGGACACGTTGACAGGTCTAAAGgtcattgattttgatggaaAATGTTTTCGGTTGTCAATGCAAACATATATTCCAACATTAGAAGAATCATCGTTTCAGCATAAAATTGAAGATGTAATTGAGCCATCAGAAGTGAATCATGAGTTGCTTATAGAAGTTATAGATGGGACAATGGAAATAAAGAATGTGGAGGTATGGCATGCTTTGTGCTTTCCCAACATGAAATCATTCCATTACTTCATCTATATTTTCAGTATATACAATGAAGTATTTTCAGTATTACTTTGGCATCAAAAACTTATTACCATTCTAACATAACGcatattttatgaaatgagCTCATATGttgtttttggaaaatgtTAATAAAAGTTGAAACATCATTAGGAGAAGTCACCTAAACATGAAAAGTCACTGTGAGTTCCAAAGCTTTGAAAGCTGAAATCTTGATATCTGTTTTGTTATTGTTGGGGATTCCGTTTCTATAGAGTATTGAGTTTTATTTGGGTTCTTATACTAGGTTAGAGGATTTGATTTGGGTTCATATACTTGTTGGTTTCCCTATCATGGTATTAGATATTGACCatgttttggctcattttGAGGATCTTCTTCCTTTTCACAATGTCTATGTCACCACTATTTTTgggttcttttttcttataactTTGAGGTCATTGTAATTACCTGTCCATTTTGTCATGTTTTGTGGATTCTTTTTTGCTCTATGCCTTTTGGGCTTTTCCACATATTAGCTTGAGCCTAGGTTACTTTGCTATTAACtatttggaaattttgagTGCTTCGCTCTCTTCAAAATCCAGGGAATATGGTACTTGTACCACATCAATACCTGCTGTTTGTACCATAATTGGCCAGTAAATtgatgtttcttttcttttcagtcCCATGAGCATTAAGATTCAACATTTGCAATTATTTAGACCTGTTGACAATCTGCAAATGCTTATTTCAATATTCTGCAGATGTTTCCGAATGACGTACACATCAGTGATCTTGTTGATGCTGCAAAGTCTTTCAGGTTTATTTTCTTGTGAATTTCTTTCAATGTTTAATCATACAGTGTAtcttatatatacattttttttgctAATTCATTTTGTGAACTACAATggaaattactaaattaatggaaaacaAGAAGGAACGTTACACTTTAAAAGCTGTGCACCACAGGCTATACAGGCCCGAGCTAGTTGCTATGATATATATTGCTTACCATCTGCATAATCAAGTGACGAAGTTAGTTCATGTTGTTTGATTATTTGGATCAAGTcattagaattaatatttgcaTTCTAGGAATGTAGGAAATACCAAAAGCACATAACTGTTGTATACATGTGATGAAAGGAAGtaaattcattcatttttaattttttcctgGAACCTGATGTGCTTTGTTTTTTGAGTTGCCTTAGTTTAACGCAAACATAATATGCTGTAATGACGCAGGCAATCAGGTACACAGTTGGATTCGCTGGAGACAAGTTCTTCACTACAGTGGTTCATAAGAAATGTTCAAGATAGAATTATTCTAAGCACTCTAAGACGATTTGTAGTGAAGACTGCCAATAAATCAAGGTGAGAATGCTGCATTTTTGGGTAACATCTATGTAGTTTTGATGATCTAATCTTTGGTACAGATATATAAAGATAGTTATTAGGCCAACTTGTAAggttattattttgaaaagtcTTATGTTGACATTGTTCCAATTACAGGCATTTGTTTGAGTACTTTGAGGGAGATGAGATGATTGTTGCTCATTTGGTTGGAGGAGTTGATGCATTCATAAAGCCGTCACAAGGTTGGCCGCTGTCAAATTCTccattgaaattaatttctctGAAGAGCTCAGATCATCATTCCAAGGGAATTTCTTTAAGCTTCTTTTGCAAGGTCGAGGTAAGCAGATCCATGATTGATAGTCTCTTGTTACCTGTATTATTAGGAAATtgactttcaaaattttaacatttttggTGCTTTTGTTAGGGTGTTTGTTGCCGAATTCTGAAAATGGTTTGTTGAGAAAGCATAAAGAGTTGTGTGTGTTTTACAGGTcgtatttttcaaaaatacaaaatatctGAGTGGTTTTGAGTCTCAGaattgcttttgaaaaaagaattatggttttcaaaatatagTAGCCAGATGGTAACAAATCAAGTTTACACTGCTCATTGTGTCCCAATTAATTTCTAAACAATTACTCACCCTTGGCTAGTGGGAAAAAGATAAACTGGTACATGAaagggaaaaaggaaaaatgaaaataattatgatttgCTTGAAAGCCAACATTTAACATCAATCATGGTTTCGGttgttttggttttgaaattctttcttaCAATATGACTATATTCACAGTTTTTTATGTGTATCATAGTGAACTCAACAACAATTTGTACTATATGTTGCTAAGTGCGTGTCTAGGTTCTTTGTCTTACCTCACATCCTTCAAGTTTGAACACTCATATTTCCTCACTGATTgatttcaattcattaggaAGCAGCAAATTCCTTGGATGTACAGATTCGGCAGAACTTATCAAGCTTTGTTGATGGTGTTGAAAAGATACTTTTGGAACAAATGCGTGTGGAACTCCATTATGATAATGCTTCCGGCTAACGGCTGCACGCCGTACCCCAAATGCATTTTTGGTAAGTTCAAATATCAGTATATCACTGATaccattattaaattattatataaatgtgTTGTATAACCAGCTCAAATTTTCCAGAAATTGCCTGTAAAAATACCAACTGAATCAGATATTGTGAAGTTTAGGCAAGTCAATACCATTTTGTCACCATCTTCTGTATATAAAATgcttgtcaaattttattcgCGTGGTTTTTATGCCCAGTAAAGATTTGATTTTCCTGATGTAGATTTCTAATATAGAGCAATATTGAAAATGTACATTGGATTCAAAAAATACTAGATCTCCACCTGCCTAAGCTAATTGttgaaagaaatccaaaacTCAGGGTAGCAAATATTTCTGGAATTTCTCATAGATTCAAACCCATAGCTAATGGTAGAGGAAGGTTAGCTTGATTTGGTCAACTGAAATATTATTCG from Citrus sinensis cultivar Valencia sweet orange chromosome 9, DVS_A1.0, whole genome shotgun sequence carries:
- the LOC102620884 gene encoding uncharacterized protein LOC102620884 isoform X2 — protein: MGDGDAMEVEVEATATPSSSSPLDLHSLCSEVKELMEIQRSGIEDEPNTVSSDSENLLKEYAHDFESKVKEIITEYADVSFLGIEDLDAYLEHLKEELKTVEAESSKISNEIETLTRTQVEDSNRLESDLEELNCALDLIASENAKEDRQVFCPARAEDQVCPPHTEDQSDLIKIHEDHRFEILELESQIEKNKIILNSLQDLDFVLKRFDAVEQIEDTLTGLKVIDFDGKCFRLSMQTYIPTLEESSFQHKIEDVIEPSEVNHELLIEVIDGTMEIKNVEMFPNDVHISDLVDAAKSFRQSGTQLDSLETSSSLQWFIRNVQDRIILSTLRRFVVKTANKSRHLFEYFEGDEMIVAHLVGGVDAFIKPSQGWPLSNSPLKLISLKSSDHHSKGISLSFFCKVEEAANSLDVQIRQNLSSFVDGVEKILLEQMRVELHYDNASG
- the LOC102620884 gene encoding uncharacterized protein LOC102620884 isoform X1 yields the protein MGDGDAMEVEVEATATPSSSSPLDLHSLCSEVKELMEIQRSGIEDEPNTVSSDSENLLKEYAHDFESKVKEIITEYADVSFLGIEDLDAYLEHLKEELKTVEAESSKISNEIETLTRTQVEDSNRLESDLEELNCALDLIASEGSQNAKEDRQVFCPARAEDQVCPPHTEDQSDLIKIHEDHRFEILELESQIEKNKIILNSLQDLDFVLKRFDAVEQIEDTLTGLKVIDFDGKCFRLSMQTYIPTLEESSFQHKIEDVIEPSEVNHELLIEVIDGTMEIKNVEMFPNDVHISDLVDAAKSFRQSGTQLDSLETSSSLQWFIRNVQDRIILSTLRRFVVKTANKSRHLFEYFEGDEMIVAHLVGGVDAFIKPSQGWPLSNSPLKLISLKSSDHHSKGISLSFFCKVEEAANSLDVQIRQNLSSFVDGVEKILLEQMRVELHYDNASG